A genomic region of Oncorhynchus mykiss isolate Arlee chromosome 2, USDA_OmykA_1.1, whole genome shotgun sequence contains the following coding sequences:
- the nbn gene encoding nibrin isoform X2 — translation MWTLNPLESGGVTHYLLPEKEYVVGRKNCEVILPNDQSISRAHAHLTATDQALTLKDSSKYGTFVNEERLSGDTPRSLTAGDRVTFGVFHSKFSVQQVTVVVCSSCVDNEGKVSLSQTLHLLGGRLTNTWTQDCTHLVMPTVKVTIKTICALLCCRPIVKQEFFTELTEALRQKQPPPKAESFFPEIDEPSLNKDEVDLTERPERKELFTGKTFLFLNAKQQKRLSLAVSCGGGRSQLLEEGSVPVSLLESPLSCVIGMAMGNSQALLSHSTKKWADSVGRILQRKGLRFITESEIGLAAIYVSCDKYCNPSNQKADSESMRMKPTIPGATLSQNAPVDETVMPAASQNITAYAVNTEPSQGISGVDVAGVSAVGETPERDQSRTTSHLNRPKPSGRELAGTCTVAETMMSSFSASDSAGGGGSDRKKGELQHPGGGKGDAITRFLATAPRTNGGVQTMSPQNRSSQKQQVSRKCSPQKQSALTNFFQPVGKKRPREGKESSTVQSEAKFSRREEEKEKMKRTVPQHSETSNPTHPPTGRSQGQHSSVAHLFPSQTEALSEGFSNPAQQGLQSRKRKEMEEDTKGSGASEIEMDELESIMSEDMDESDEPMSASQGQRLKLTEQSSTNQGQRSQLIDKSSTNRKSLLETVDLTSANKKQRVYSVEPIAANHRSGFDSEERLSASRRQGAEPVAEVKDEEVSFIEGLGGENLPSRLIVVAFKSLTVATPARPKPRPMETHGNVNRKDFKRFRKVPVPGAQGLPNIIGGSDLLAHNRGKNSELEEWLRDAAEDERQNKKEETLGDDLFRYNPKPTKKR, via the exons ATGTGGACACTGAACCCTTTAGAATCTGGAG GTGTCACCCACTACCTCCTGCCAGAGAAGGAGTATGTGGTGGGGCGTAAGAACTGTGAGGTCATCCTGCCCAATGACCAGTCCATCAGCCGGGCTCATGCTCACCTCACTGCTACAGatcag GCCCTGACCCTGAAGGACAGTTCTAAGTATGGCACGTTTGTTAACGAGGAGCGTCTGTCTGGAGACACCCCTCGCAGCCTGACGGCAGGGGACAGAGTGACATTTGGGGTCTTTCACAGCAAATTCAG tgtgCAGCAGGTAACTGTGGTGGTGTGCTCGTCCTGTGTTGATAATGAAGGGAaggtctctctgtctcagacccTGCATCTTCTGGGTGGCCGGCTGACCAACACCTGGACACAGGACTGCACTCACCTGGTCATGCCCACTGTTAAAGTCACCATCAAG ACTATCTGTGCGTTGCTGTGCTGTCGGCCCATAGTCAAGCAGGAGTTTTTCACTGAGCTCACCGAAGCCCTGCGACAGAAACAACCACCTCCAAAAGCTGAGAG TTTCTTTCCAGAGATAGACGAGCCCAGTCTGAATAAGGATGAGGTGGATCTGACAGAGAGGCCAGAACGTAAAGAACTTTTCACTGGCAAGACCTTCCTCTTCCTCAATGCCAAACAG CAAAAGCGTCTGAGTTTGGCAGTGAGTTGTGGAGGTGGGAGGAGCCAGCTCTTGGAGGAGGGGTCTGTCCCTGTGTCACTCCTGGAATCACCATTGAGCTGTGTGATCGGCATGGCAATGGGAAACTCCCAAGCACTACTGTCCCACTCCACTAAGAAGTGGGCAGACTCTGTGGGGAGGATTCTACAGAG GAAAGGTCTTCGATTCATCACAGAGTCTGAGATCGGATTGGCTGCCATCTATGTCAGCTGTGACAAGTACTGCAATCCCTCCAATCAGAAGGCTGACTCAG AATCCATGAGAATGAAACCCACCATCCCTGGCGCCACGCTATCCCAGAATGCACCAGTGGACGAGACTGTAATGCCAGCGGCATCTCAGAACATCACAGCCTATGCTGTAAACACAGAGCCGTCACAGGGCATCAgtgg GGTGGACGTGGCTGGGGTGAGCGCAGTTGGAGAGACCCCTGAGAGGGACCAGAGCCGGACCACTTCTCATCTTAACCGACCCAAACCCTCAGGCCGAGAGCTGGCCGGGACCTGCACAGTGGCAGAGACTATGATGTCATCATTCAGCGCCTCAGACAGTGCTGGTGGTGGCGGCTCGGACAGAAAAAAGGGAGAGCTACAACATCCAG GTGGAGGGAAAGGTGATGCTATCACCAGATTCCTGGCCACAGCCCCTCGGACCAACGGAGGAGTGCAGACGATGTCTCCACAGAATCGCTCCTCCCAGAAACAACAGGTCTCGCGGAAATGTTCCCCCCAGAAACAGTCTGCCCTCACTAATTTCTTCCAGCCTGTTGGCAAGAAAAG acctcgGGAAGGCAAGGAGTCCTCTACTGTCCAATCAGAGGCCAAGTTCTccaggagggaagaagagaaggagaagatgaagaggacagtaCCACAGCACTCAGAGACCTCCAACCCCACACACCCCCCCACAGGCAGGTCCCAGGGCCAACACAGCTCAGTTGCACATCTGTTTCCAAGTCAGACTGAGGCTCTGTCAGAGGGGTTCTCCAACCCTGCCCAGCAGGGGCTCCAAtccaggaagaggaaggagatggaggaggacacTAAAGGGAGTGGGGCTTCAGAGATAGAGATGGATGAACTGGAGTCCATCATGTCTGAGGACATGGACGAATCGGATGAGCCCATGTCAGCCAGTCAAGGCCAGCGGTTGAAGCTGACGGAACAGAGTTCAACCAATCAAGGCCAGAGGTCTCAACTGATAGACAAGAGCTCAACCAATAGAAAATCGCTCCTAGAGACAGTGGATCTTACCTCTGCCAATAAGAAACAGCGGGTTTATTCAGTGGAACCAATCGCAGCCAATCATAGGTCAGGCTTTGATTCAGAAGAGCGATTGTCAGCCAGCAGACGACAGGGAGCGGAGCCTGTAGCTGAGGTCAAAGACGAAGAGGTGTCTTTCATTGAG GGTTTAGGGGGTGAGAATCTCCCCAGCAGACTTATAGTGGTGGCGTTCAAATCCCTCACCGTGGCAACACCGGCAAGACCTAAACCACGCCCCATGGAGACGCACGGCAATGTCAACAGGAAGGACTTTAAACGCTTCCGCAAG gtcccAGTTCCCGGTGCCCAGGGTTTGCCCAACATCATCGGCGGGTCAGACCTGTTGGCCCACAACCGAGGCAAGAACTCTGAGCTGGAGGAGTGGCTGAGAGACGCAGCAGAG gATGAGCGTCAGAACAAGAAAGAGGAGACTTTGGGAGATGACCTTTTCAG gtacAACCCCAAACCCACCAAGAAAAGATGA
- the nbn gene encoding nibrin isoform X1 — protein MWTLNPLESGGVTHYLLPEKEYVVGRKNCEVILPNDQSISRAHAHLTATDQALTLKDSSKYGTFVNEERLSGDTPRSLTAGDRVTFGVFHSKFSVQQVTVVVCSSCVDNEGKVSLSQTLHLLGGRLTNTWTQDCTHLVMPTVKVTIKTICALLCCRPIVKQEFFTELTEALRQKQPPPKAESFFPEIDEPSLNKDEVDLTERPERKELFTGKTFLFLNAKQQKRLSLAVSCGGGRSQLLEEGSVPVSLLESPLSCVIGMAMGNSQALLSHSTKKWADSVGRILQRKGLRFITESEIGLAAIYVSCDKYCNPSNQKADSESMRMKPTIPGATLSQNAPVDETVMPAASQNITAYAVNTEPSQGISGVDVAGVSAVGETPERDQSRTTSHLNRPKPSGRELAGTCTVAETMMSSFSASDSAGGGGSDRKKGELQHPGGGKGDAITRFLATAPRTNGGVQTMSPQNRSSQKQQVSRKCSPQKQSALTNFFQPVGKKRPREGKESSTVQSEAKFSRREEEKEKMKRTVPQHSETSNPTHPPTGRSQGQHSSVAHLFPSQTEALSEGFSNPAQQGLQSRKRKEMEEDTKGSGASEIEMDELESIMSEDMDESDEPMSASQGQRLKLTEQSSTNQGQRSQLIDKSSTNRKSLLETVDLTSANKKQRVYSVEPIAANHRSGFDSEERLSASRRQGAEPVAEVKDEEVSFIESKPVNGVTPGHLEEPETDVKQEASGLGGENLPSRLIVVAFKSLTVATPARPKPRPMETHGNVNRKDFKRFRKVPVPGAQGLPNIIGGSDLLAHNRGKNSELEEWLRDAAEDERQNKKEETLGDDLFRYNPKPTKKR, from the exons ATGTGGACACTGAACCCTTTAGAATCTGGAG GTGTCACCCACTACCTCCTGCCAGAGAAGGAGTATGTGGTGGGGCGTAAGAACTGTGAGGTCATCCTGCCCAATGACCAGTCCATCAGCCGGGCTCATGCTCACCTCACTGCTACAGatcag GCCCTGACCCTGAAGGACAGTTCTAAGTATGGCACGTTTGTTAACGAGGAGCGTCTGTCTGGAGACACCCCTCGCAGCCTGACGGCAGGGGACAGAGTGACATTTGGGGTCTTTCACAGCAAATTCAG tgtgCAGCAGGTAACTGTGGTGGTGTGCTCGTCCTGTGTTGATAATGAAGGGAaggtctctctgtctcagacccTGCATCTTCTGGGTGGCCGGCTGACCAACACCTGGACACAGGACTGCACTCACCTGGTCATGCCCACTGTTAAAGTCACCATCAAG ACTATCTGTGCGTTGCTGTGCTGTCGGCCCATAGTCAAGCAGGAGTTTTTCACTGAGCTCACCGAAGCCCTGCGACAGAAACAACCACCTCCAAAAGCTGAGAG TTTCTTTCCAGAGATAGACGAGCCCAGTCTGAATAAGGATGAGGTGGATCTGACAGAGAGGCCAGAACGTAAAGAACTTTTCACTGGCAAGACCTTCCTCTTCCTCAATGCCAAACAG CAAAAGCGTCTGAGTTTGGCAGTGAGTTGTGGAGGTGGGAGGAGCCAGCTCTTGGAGGAGGGGTCTGTCCCTGTGTCACTCCTGGAATCACCATTGAGCTGTGTGATCGGCATGGCAATGGGAAACTCCCAAGCACTACTGTCCCACTCCACTAAGAAGTGGGCAGACTCTGTGGGGAGGATTCTACAGAG GAAAGGTCTTCGATTCATCACAGAGTCTGAGATCGGATTGGCTGCCATCTATGTCAGCTGTGACAAGTACTGCAATCCCTCCAATCAGAAGGCTGACTCAG AATCCATGAGAATGAAACCCACCATCCCTGGCGCCACGCTATCCCAGAATGCACCAGTGGACGAGACTGTAATGCCAGCGGCATCTCAGAACATCACAGCCTATGCTGTAAACACAGAGCCGTCACAGGGCATCAgtgg GGTGGACGTGGCTGGGGTGAGCGCAGTTGGAGAGACCCCTGAGAGGGACCAGAGCCGGACCACTTCTCATCTTAACCGACCCAAACCCTCAGGCCGAGAGCTGGCCGGGACCTGCACAGTGGCAGAGACTATGATGTCATCATTCAGCGCCTCAGACAGTGCTGGTGGTGGCGGCTCGGACAGAAAAAAGGGAGAGCTACAACATCCAG GTGGAGGGAAAGGTGATGCTATCACCAGATTCCTGGCCACAGCCCCTCGGACCAACGGAGGAGTGCAGACGATGTCTCCACAGAATCGCTCCTCCCAGAAACAACAGGTCTCGCGGAAATGTTCCCCCCAGAAACAGTCTGCCCTCACTAATTTCTTCCAGCCTGTTGGCAAGAAAAG acctcgGGAAGGCAAGGAGTCCTCTACTGTCCAATCAGAGGCCAAGTTCTccaggagggaagaagagaaggagaagatgaagaggacagtaCCACAGCACTCAGAGACCTCCAACCCCACACACCCCCCCACAGGCAGGTCCCAGGGCCAACACAGCTCAGTTGCACATCTGTTTCCAAGTCAGACTGAGGCTCTGTCAGAGGGGTTCTCCAACCCTGCCCAGCAGGGGCTCCAAtccaggaagaggaaggagatggaggaggacacTAAAGGGAGTGGGGCTTCAGAGATAGAGATGGATGAACTGGAGTCCATCATGTCTGAGGACATGGACGAATCGGATGAGCCCATGTCAGCCAGTCAAGGCCAGCGGTTGAAGCTGACGGAACAGAGTTCAACCAATCAAGGCCAGAGGTCTCAACTGATAGACAAGAGCTCAACCAATAGAAAATCGCTCCTAGAGACAGTGGATCTTACCTCTGCCAATAAGAAACAGCGGGTTTATTCAGTGGAACCAATCGCAGCCAATCATAGGTCAGGCTTTGATTCAGAAGAGCGATTGTCAGCCAGCAGACGACAGGGAGCGGAGCCTGTAGCTGAGGTCAAAGACGAAGAGGTGTCTTTCATTGAG TCAAAACCAGTTAATGGTGTGACCCCTGGTCATCTGGAAGAGCCAGAGACTGATGTCAAACAGGAAGCCTCA GGTTTAGGGGGTGAGAATCTCCCCAGCAGACTTATAGTGGTGGCGTTCAAATCCCTCACCGTGGCAACACCGGCAAGACCTAAACCACGCCCCATGGAGACGCACGGCAATGTCAACAGGAAGGACTTTAAACGCTTCCGCAAG gtcccAGTTCCCGGTGCCCAGGGTTTGCCCAACATCATCGGCGGGTCAGACCTGTTGGCCCACAACCGAGGCAAGAACTCTGAGCTGGAGGAGTGGCTGAGAGACGCAGCAGAG gATGAGCGTCAGAACAAGAAAGAGGAGACTTTGGGAGATGACCTTTTCAG gtacAACCCCAAACCCACCAAGAAAAGATGA